The proteins below come from a single Eubacterium limosum genomic window:
- a CDS encoding GDSL-type esterase/lipase family protein yields MKRKKSICLVLAASLFINIFCGLYFFLKFVGEFSSVKNAEIVLDNPKYVARLSTFQLNNESTQVVFVGDSITAYIDWHEFFPEEELLNRGIEGDTWGGVLHRLDEVISRNPSTIIFMVGINDIAQKIQPAEILRNIDIVCERIKENLPEARVLIFSILPSPNISIDKVKEVNERIEQLSKERKNVEYCDIFPEFILEDGSPNMELFSEDGIHLNGNGYRIWIDRLKTIL; encoded by the coding sequence ATGAAAAGGAAAAAATCAATTTGTCTTGTTTTAGCTGCTTCTCTCTTTATTAATATTTTCTGCGGATTATATTTTTTTCTGAAATTCGTTGGCGAATTCAGTTCTGTAAAAAATGCAGAAATAGTTTTGGATAATCCCAAATATGTTGCGAGGTTATCAACGTTTCAGCTTAACAATGAAAGTACTCAAGTTGTCTTCGTTGGAGATAGTATTACAGCATACATTGATTGGCACGAGTTTTTTCCTGAAGAGGAGTTATTAAATAGGGGTATTGAAGGAGATACATGGGGAGGAGTACTGCATAGGTTAGATGAAGTTATTTCAAGAAACCCTTCTACGATTATTTTTATGGTTGGAATCAATGATATTGCTCAAAAAATACAACCGGCCGAGATTCTTAGAAATATCGATATTGTATGTGAAAGAATAAAGGAAAATCTTCCTGAAGCAAGAGTTCTAATATTTAGTATTTTGCCTTCGCCAAATATTTCCATAGATAAAGTTAAGGAAGTAAATGAAAGAATAGAACAACTATCTAAAGAGCGAAAAAATGTGGAATATTGTGATATTTTCCCTGAATTCATTCTTGAGGACGGATCGCCTAACATGGAGTTGTTTAGTGAAGATGGAATTCATCTGAACGGAAATGGATATCGCATTTGGATAGATAGGCTGAAAACCATTCTATAA
- the wecB gene encoding non-hydrolyzing UDP-N-acetylglucosamine 2-epimerase translates to MKKVMTVFGTRPEAIKICPLINEMKKRKGLNVVVCVTAQHRQMLDQVLETFGVVPDYDLNIMKNRQTLFDITTNILNGIKEILEKEKPDVVLVHGDTSTTFVTALSCFYLQIPVGHVEAGLRTYNIFSPYPEEFNRQAVSIVSQYNFAPTQLAANHLIKEGKNPDNIYITGNTAIDAMQYTVKENYTHPELEWVGDGKLIFITAHRRENLGEPMCHMFRAIRRVLDEYPECKAVYPIHMNPVVRQAADEELGDCKQIHIIEPIEVFDCHNFEARSFLCLTDSGGIQEECPSYGVPVLVMRNTTERQEGVDAGTLKLVGTDEETIYKTFKLLLENKDEYENMSHACNPYGDGHACERIADILEFGIYDPWIAK, encoded by the coding sequence ATGAAAAAAGTAATGACCGTATTTGGAACCCGTCCAGAAGCTATTAAGATTTGTCCTCTGATCAACGAAATGAAGAAAAGGAAGGGGCTGAACGTTGTTGTCTGCGTGACCGCCCAGCACCGTCAAATGCTGGATCAGGTTCTCGAAACATTTGGTGTTGTGCCAGACTATGATCTTAATATTATGAAGAATAGACAGACCCTTTTTGATATAACAACCAACATCTTAAATGGAATTAAGGAGATACTGGAGAAAGAGAAGCCCGACGTGGTACTAGTACATGGGGATACGAGTACCACATTTGTGACAGCTTTGTCTTGCTTCTATCTTCAGATTCCCGTTGGTCATGTGGAAGCCGGTTTGAGGACGTACAATATTTTTTCTCCCTATCCAGAGGAATTCAATCGGCAAGCAGTCAGCATTGTAAGTCAGTATAACTTCGCGCCAACGCAGTTAGCCGCGAATCATCTTATTAAAGAGGGAAAGAATCCTGACAACATCTACATCACTGGCAACACGGCCATTGACGCTATGCAATATACTGTTAAAGAGAACTATACGCATCCTGAACTTGAGTGGGTTGGAGATGGAAAATTAATTTTCATCACCGCACATCGACGTGAAAACCTGGGAGAGCCGATGTGTCACATGTTTAGAGCTATACGCCGTGTGCTGGATGAATATCCTGAATGCAAGGCTGTCTACCCTATTCACATGAACCCTGTGGTAAGACAGGCTGCTGATGAAGAACTTGGTGACTGCAAACAGATTCATATTATTGAGCCCATCGAAGTTTTTGATTGCCATAATTTTGAGGCTAGAAGTTTTCTTTGTCTGACCGATTCTGGTGGAATTCAAGAAGAATGCCCATCCTATGGTGTACCGGTGCTTGTTATGAGAAATACCACAGAAAGACAAGAAGGCGTGGATGCCGGGACGCTAAAGTTGGTCGGAACAGATGAGGAGACAATCTACAAAACCTTTAAACTTTTGCTGGAGAACAAAGACGAATACGAAAATATGTCCCACGCATGTAATCCCTACGGTGATGGGCATGCCTGTGAGCGTATTGCTGATATCTTAGAGTTTGGTATATATGACCCATGGATTGCAAAATGA
- a CDS encoding methyltransferase domain-containing protein, translating to MQKIKFRIRELRKRKGISQRILAEDVGVSFQTVSRWETGLTMPDITMLPILADYFCVSVDILMGLCPMPEEMYKPVNTDKGEYWEARLEFLKATRSYLWNDDYLSFLVRDVWKLSKPVRVLDCGCGFGYLGDKLLKQLPNGSTYTGIDLSKGLIKEAKSYLSGLNKNIRLIQDDFLTCEMNETYDLVICQSVLRHNKKPLDFIKKMAACASVGGLVVCIEANRELECAGIWIDGINYSQLCAGNALRRLWKNEFEKEGRDYAIAMRIPNIMAKIGLRSIGCRLSDRVDYLHTQMPDSDERMNAFFVANGWDKVLTEDMMGRALANLMERGMTREEAMDYCQFQQTVERYVHQQWDIEDLACTTLAGMLVTYGTK from the coding sequence ATGCAGAAGATCAAATTCAGAATCAGAGAATTGCGCAAAAGAAAAGGGATTAGTCAGCGAATCCTGGCTGAAGATGTAGGTGTTTCGTTTCAGACGGTTAGCAGATGGGAAACCGGTTTAACCATGCCTGATATTACGATGCTGCCGATTTTAGCAGATTACTTTTGTGTGTCGGTTGATATTTTGATGGGACTGTGTCCCATGCCAGAGGAAATGTACAAGCCAGTGAATACAGATAAAGGCGAATACTGGGAGGCGCGTCTTGAGTTTTTAAAAGCGACCCGTTCATATCTATGGAATGATGACTATCTGTCTTTTTTAGTTCGAGATGTATGGAAGCTTAGTAAACCCGTGCGTGTCTTAGACTGTGGGTGTGGTTTTGGATATCTTGGTGATAAATTGCTGAAGCAGCTGCCAAATGGCAGTACTTATACGGGAATTGATCTATCCAAAGGTCTTATTAAAGAAGCAAAATCCTACCTTTCTGGGCTTAACAAGAATATTCGATTAATTCAAGATGATTTTTTAACGTGTGAAATGAATGAAACTTATGACCTGGTTATTTGCCAATCAGTGCTTAGACATAATAAAAAGCCTTTAGACTTTATAAAAAAGATGGCAGCTTGCGCTTCTGTGGGCGGTTTAGTGGTATGTATTGAGGCTAATAGAGAGCTCGAATGTGCAGGCATATGGATAGACGGTATCAATTACAGCCAGCTTTGCGCAGGAAATGCTTTGCGGAGGTTGTGGAAAAATGAGTTTGAGAAGGAAGGCCGGGACTATGCCATCGCAATGCGTATTCCGAATATAATGGCAAAAATAGGGCTAAGGTCCATTGGATGTCGATTGAGTGACCGTGTGGATTACCTTCATACTCAGATGCCCGACAGTGATGAGCGAATGAACGCTTTTTTTGTTGCCAATGGATGGGATAAAGTCCTAACAGAAGATATGATGGGCAGGGCTTTAGCAAATTTGATGGAGCGTGGAATGACGCGTGAAGAAGCCATGGATTACTGCCAGTTTCAACAGACGGTTGAGCGATATGTTCACCAACAGTGGGACATTGAGGACTTAGCATGCACAACCCTGGCGGGAATGCTGGTTACCTATGGAACAAAATAA
- a CDS encoding inorganic pyrophosphatase has product MKTSEAFWQAFDGLINKCEIVIDRPLGSVHPRYSNLIYPVSYGYLKGTKSMDGGGIDVCVGSRADRVLDAVICIVDLVKQDSEIKLLLGCTEAEKDAIDAFHNASDFMKGIRINRNREALQSRQR; this is encoded by the coding sequence ATGAAAACAAGTGAAGCCTTTTGGCAGGCTTTTGATGGGCTCATTAATAAATGTGAAATAGTGATTGACAGGCCTTTGGGTTCGGTACATCCTCGGTATTCTAATTTGATTTACCCGGTTTCCTATGGGTATTTGAAAGGTACGAAGTCCATGGACGGCGGCGGGATTGATGTTTGTGTGGGCTCTCGGGCAGACCGAGTGTTGGATGCGGTAATTTGTATTGTGGACTTGGTTAAGCAGGATTCTGAAATCAAGCTGCTGCTTGGTTGTACAGAAGCAGAAAAAGATGCAATTGATGCCTTTCATAACGCATCGGATTTTATGAAGGGGATTCGGATCAATCGGAACAGAGAAGCATTACAAAGCAGGCAGCGGTGA
- a CDS encoding AMP-binding protein gives MEGEQKELLKQKLFAVLPAIVSMPFYRKKYQIEGLSNNAAMDYIVDHFYELPFLTRNEVKSIASASIDDGRCSRLMVTGGTSGISNVIEWCDEDVGIMTGQIEKRLSELGVLAGNFMFSTIPVGMSIYGVLIEVINKNLGLRHIEMERLHKESYAIAEVLFEKYKPKLLFTTPALALELCYSPLKKKALKSIEIVVVGGAMSSVKDLESIESELGCRVLDLLGSTEMCVFGLKEKGCEGFHLHEPETVILEIVDRDERGKGKCVMTGLHNKRMPLVRYVTGDMGYLRDQCSCGHKGRVFCLTGRISDTCYLGGTKVSSDCFEHLAKALGFNTTFQALFYPNKNPQHVQMNIVDEPRSWSLEQVTSAMLETNLALRSKILDGAVSFDIGFIKEQDLIGLNERGKWRRVIEQ, from the coding sequence ATGGAGGGGGAACAGAAAGAATTACTGAAACAAAAGCTTTTTGCTGTTTTACCGGCGATTGTGTCCATGCCTTTTTACCGAAAAAAATATCAGATAGAGGGATTGTCAAACAATGCGGCAATGGATTATATTGTTGATCATTTTTATGAACTCCCCTTTTTGACAAGGAATGAGGTGAAATCAATAGCCAGCGCCAGTATTGATGATGGACGCTGTTCTCGTCTGATGGTGACTGGCGGAACCAGTGGTATTTCCAATGTGATTGAATGGTGCGACGAGGATGTTGGCATTATGACTGGGCAGATAGAAAAGCGCCTCAGTGAACTTGGTGTGTTGGCCGGCAACTTTATGTTTTCAACCATTCCGGTAGGCATGTCGATTTATGGGGTGCTTATTGAAGTCATTAATAAAAATTTGGGACTAAGGCATATTGAAATGGAACGACTCCATAAGGAAAGTTACGCAATTGCCGAGGTTTTATTCGAAAAGTACAAACCAAAGCTTTTGTTTACAACGCCGGCGTTAGCTTTGGAATTATGTTACAGTCCGTTGAAGAAAAAAGCATTGAAATCCATAGAGATTGTTGTGGTAGGAGGCGCAATGTCCTCTGTAAAAGATCTTGAAAGCATCGAATCCGAGTTAGGGTGCAGAGTCCTGGATTTGCTGGGTTCAACAGAGATGTGCGTCTTTGGTCTTAAAGAGAAAGGCTGTGAGGGTTTTCATCTGCATGAGCCTGAAACGGTGATACTGGAAATAGTGGATCGTGATGAAAGGGGAAAAGGAAAATGTGTGATGACCGGACTGCATAATAAACGAATGCCCTTGGTGCGTTATGTTACTGGTGATATGGGGTATCTGCGGGATCAATGTAGCTGCGGACACAAAGGAAGGGTATTTTGCCTGACGGGGAGAATTTCAGATACCTGTTATCTTGGCGGTACGAAGGTAAGTTCTGACTGCTTTGAGCATTTGGCAAAGGCCCTGGGTTTTAACACAACCTTTCAGGCTTTGTTTTACCCCAATAAGAACCCCCAGCATGTGCAGATGAATATTGTAGATGAGCCCAGATCCTGGTCGCTTGAGCAGGTTACCTCGGCCATGCTTGAAACGAACCTTGCCCTTCGCAGCAAAATTTTGGATGGTGCTGTTAGCTTTGATATTGGCTTTATAAAGGAACAGGATTTGATTGGTTTAAATGAGCGTGGTAAATGGCGCCGCGTGATTGAGCAGTAA
- a CDS encoding HAD family hydrolase — MKYKCLVLDHDNTTAATTPDIQYPAYVKSFQSCGLEPKLTEDAFIREEYKGLRHYLKIELRLDKDVLKRLEKAFYAYFEIHPARFYKGMEQIIRRHRTAGGYLCVVSQSPEKYIRRDYRENGLFEPDIIFGLELDEKKHKPSSYPLEAIMEHYTLEPKELLVVDDKLNGIEMARACGVQAALAGWGLAAPEIFNTLRENAGEALFLERVEELEHFLSEEKDESF, encoded by the coding sequence TTGAAATATAAATGTCTGGTTTTGGACCATGATAATACTACAGCGGCAACAACCCCGGATATTCAATACCCCGCATATGTGAAAAGCTTTCAAAGCTGTGGTCTTGAACCAAAGCTTACGGAGGATGCCTTTATACGGGAAGAATACAAGGGCCTTCGGCACTATCTGAAAATAGAACTGAGGCTGGATAAGGACGTTTTAAAACGCTTAGAAAAAGCCTTTTATGCTTATTTTGAGATTCACCCTGCAAGATTTTATAAGGGAATGGAGCAGATTATCCGTAGACATCGGACGGCAGGCGGCTATCTTTGTGTGGTGTCTCAATCACCCGAAAAATATATCCGTCGGGATTACCGTGAAAATGGGCTTTTTGAACCGGATATAATTTTTGGGCTGGAGCTTGATGAAAAAAAGCATAAGCCTTCGTCCTATCCATTAGAGGCCATTATGGAACACTATACCTTGGAGCCAAAGGAGCTGTTAGTGGTAGATGACAAGCTCAATGGCATCGAAATGGCCAGAGCTTGCGGTGTACAGGCGGCTTTGGCCGGCTGGGGACTGGCGGCACCTGAAATCTTTAATACTTTGCGCGAAAACGCCGGGGAGGCCTTGTTTTTAGAGCGCGTGGAGGAGCTTGAACACTTTTTATCAGAGGAAAAGGATGAGTCGTTTTAA
- a CDS encoding DMT family transporter has product MSRFKRCGILLLAVVLFALDNILLKALPEGTSPFGVLTLSCGLAAPILTLCFKKRLRKKIEVREHVRIFLMAGGFTLFNTLNILSLRYLGVNDSSFIFSLTVALVPIFNLFLGKRYPLSTWLGVAIIVGGVWFASGAVYNGDELWGGVLSFLGAVVRAFFLIALNRASKKVDGGKMIVEIIWLVALFSALVWLVLDPGGIVSFGFGAKTLLPVLGFALLSIVIGNSMVILVQQYTTEVETAVILSVQLIFTVLFMAVVPAVFESPEPITMVNAFGCGLIVMGSILATCNVSGLLKRQRGG; this is encoded by the coding sequence ATGAGTCGTTTTAAGCGGTGCGGAATTTTACTTTTGGCTGTGGTACTGTTTGCCTTAGACAATATTCTATTAAAAGCGCTGCCGGAAGGGACCAGTCCTTTTGGGGTGCTGACGTTGTCCTGCGGGTTGGCGGCACCAATATTGACCCTTTGCTTCAAAAAGCGGCTCAGGAAAAAAATAGAAGTTCGGGAGCATGTCCGTATTTTTTTGATGGCAGGGGGATTCACCCTGTTTAATACGTTGAATATTCTGTCACTCAGATACCTTGGGGTAAATGACAGCTCATTTATATTTTCACTCACAGTGGCTTTGGTACCGATTTTTAATTTATTTTTGGGAAAACGCTATCCCCTATCCACTTGGCTGGGGGTGGCGATAATTGTTGGAGGGGTTTGGTTTGCCTCGGGAGCGGTGTATAACGGCGATGAACTTTGGGGAGGTGTTTTATCCTTTTTGGGGGCAGTGGTTCGAGCCTTTTTTCTGATTGCTCTCAACCGTGCATCTAAGAAGGTGGATGGCGGAAAAATGATTGTGGAAATCATCTGGCTTGTGGCGCTTTTTTCAGCCCTTGTCTGGCTCGTTCTGGACCCTGGAGGAATTGTAAGCTTTGGTTTTGGGGCAAAAACCCTGCTGCCTGTTTTAGGGTTTGCGCTTTTATCCATTGTCATTGGAAATTCCATGGTTATTTTGGTACAGCAGTATACAACCGAAGTGGAGACAGCTGTTATTTTATCGGTACAGCTCATTTTTACCGTGTTGTTTATGGCGGTTGTACCCGCTGTATTTGAAAGCCCGGAACCCATTACAATGGTCAATGCCTTTGGCTGCGGATTGATTGTGATGGGAAGTATTTTGGCCACCTGCAACGTCAGCGGTCTTTTGAAAAGGCAAAGGGGAGGATAA
- the fliB gene encoding flagellin lysine-N-methylase: MKQHIPKHYNAFTCLASDCPDTCCAGWEVVLDEKSQSLYKNTSGEFGKRLQSAMILDEEGDIIFKSVFGRCPFLSSHNLCEIYSTLGESSLSETCRLYPRFFNHYGAFQEAGLSLSCPEAARLILDDPHPMSFMSSNSTITFSLEEKLDAKLLSRLLNARSAGIALLQNRSLAYPLRLGLLLDFIVRLTASLFTADPNTEAPLCSEYQRNVSLQNRLNDLKRNLPTPDTPLLKTVFQLLKSCEHRSVSFTHRIDTAISLIDSEPFTVSELWPISSTQSHYAEHLGVYTLFRYFLESVFTYEPLIHAQYTAFASLSTAVLAAAAQRQAGRVLTPVEHQKIIFSFSREIEHSIPNMARIEDSLVADERLSPNRWIAFLLLKQ, from the coding sequence ATGAAACAACATATACCAAAACATTACAATGCCTTTACCTGCCTTGCTTCGGACTGTCCTGATACCTGCTGCGCCGGCTGGGAGGTGGTCCTTGATGAAAAGAGTCAAAGTCTGTACAAAAACACCTCCGGCGAATTTGGCAAGCGTCTCCAAAGCGCAATGATTTTGGATGAGGAGGGCGACATTATTTTTAAATCCGTCTTTGGGCGCTGTCCCTTTCTATCCTCTCACAACCTGTGCGAAATATACAGCACACTGGGTGAATCTTCTCTTAGTGAAACCTGCCGCCTCTATCCCCGGTTTTTTAACCATTATGGTGCCTTTCAGGAGGCTGGACTGTCTCTTTCTTGTCCCGAGGCCGCCAGACTGATCCTTGATGATCCACACCCTATGTCCTTTATGAGCTCTAACAGTACCATAACATTCTCTCTGGAAGAGAAGCTTGATGCCAAATTGCTGAGCCGATTGCTAAACGCCCGAAGCGCTGGTATTGCCCTGCTGCAAAACCGAAGTCTGGCCTATCCGCTTCGTCTTGGGCTGCTTTTAGACTTTATCGTCCGGCTGACCGCCAGCCTTTTTACGGCTGATCCCAATACCGAAGCACCGCTTTGCTCTGAATACCAGCGTAATGTCTCACTTCAAAATCGCTTAAATGACCTAAAAAGGAATCTCCCCACCCCGGATACGCCGTTGCTCAAAACGGTTTTTCAGCTTTTAAAAAGCTGTGAGCACCGCAGCGTTTCTTTTACACATCGGATTGATACCGCCATCAGCCTGATCGATTCTGAACCCTTTACGGTGTCAGAGCTTTGGCCCATTTCCTCTACTCAAAGCCATTACGCCGAGCACCTCGGTGTTTATACCCTGTTTCGCTATTTTCTTGAATCGGTCTTTACCTACGAGCCTCTTATACACGCTCAGTACACAGCGTTCGCCAGCCTTTCTACAGCGGTATTGGCGGCAGCCGCTCAGCGCCAGGCCGGTCGTGTATTAACGCCCGTTGAACACCAAAAAATTATTTTTTCCTTTTCACGGGAAATTGAGCATTCTATCCCTAATATGGCGCGTATTGAGGACAGCCTTGTGGCAGATGAGCGGCTGAGCCCAAATCGTTGGATCGCCTTTTTGCTTTTGAAGCAGTAA